The following coding sequences lie in one Silene latifolia isolate original U9 population chromosome 5, ASM4854445v1, whole genome shotgun sequence genomic window:
- the LOC141656105 gene encoding metacaspase-9 — MEDGKKRMAVLVGCNYPNTAYELHGCINDVVAMREMLVGRFGFDSALIQILTDQGRGSGVLPTGVNIKKAISDMIDKAQAGDVLFFHYSGHGTRIPSKLHLKQVEAIVPTDFNLITDVDFRQLVNRLPKGASFTIISDSCHSGGLIDKEKEQIGPNSLTPTAWTNKLQPKPKHIEHESILSHLTSLTNMVESELGDHLRSLFGEGVSLKFRLPELELDKLFGPAHPDSGILLSGCQSNETSADMPANGSNKEAHGAFSYAIQSVLKAHKGAMSNKEVVMLAREMLEKEGVEGQHPCLYCSDENAKAPFLLWDHESNN, encoded by the exons ATGGAGGATGGAAAGAAGAGAATGGCAGTACTAGTAGGATGCAACTACCCAAACACGGCGTATGAGCTACATGGGTGCATAAACGATGTTGTTGCAATGCGAGAGATGCTCGTGGGTCGTTTTGGGTTTGACTCGGCCTTGATTCAAATTCTGACGGATCAAGGTCGTGGGTCAGGAGTATTGCCTACAGGTGTTAATATTAAGAAGGCGATTAGTGATATGATCGATAAGGCTCAAGCAGGGGATGTCCTGTTTTTTCACTATAGCGGCCATGGTACAAGAATCCCGTCTAAGCTTCATTTGAAACAAGTTGAAGCCATTGTTCCTACTGACTTTAATCTCATTACCG ATGTGGACTTTAGGCAACTAGTGAACCGTCTACCGAAGGGAGCAAGCTTCACAATCATCTCTGATTCATGCCATAGCGGAGGGCTTATCGACAAGGAGAAGGAGCAAATTGGGCCCAACTCCTTAACTCCTACTGCCTGGACCAACAAATTACAGCCAAAGCCAAAGCACATCGAACACGAGTCGATTTTAAGCCACTTAACCTCTCTCACAAACATGGTTGAGTCCGAATTAGGGGATCATTTAAGATCCCTATTTGGTGAGGGCGTGAGCCTTAAGTTCCGCCTTCCTGAACTGGAGCTAGACAAGTTATTTGGGCCTGCCCACCCAGATTCAGGCATTTTGCTAAGCGGGTGCCAGTCCAATGAGACCTCTGCTGATATGCCAGCAAATGGGTCGAATAAAGAAGCCCATGGTGCCTTTAGCTACGCAATCCAATCCGTGTTGAAGGCCCATAAAGGCGCGATGAGCAACAAGGAGGTGGTGATGTTGGCTAGGGAGATGCTTGAAAAGGAAGGGGTTGAAGGGCAACATCCTTGCTTGTATTGTAGTGATGAAAATGCTAAGGCACCCTTCTTGTTGTGGGATCATGAAAGCAACAACTAA
- the LOC141655361 gene encoding metacaspase-9-like, with translation MAKEIKKMAVFVGCTYTGTEVQLQGPINDVNQMRDLVVQRFGFEPSNIEFLTDAPDSTVMPTGANIRSALKMMFNRAEAGDVLFFHFSGHATRVPRSSVGDGEYEAIVPSDFNLILDEEFRELVSCLPEGASFTFLSDSCLANGFIDIKKDHIGPPMILFGGLMNFYLSAYILAYGKSR, from the exons ATGGCCAAGGAAATCAAGAAGATGGCTGTCTTTGTTGGGTGTACCTATACAGGCACCGAGGTCCAGTTACAGGGACCCATCAACGATGTTAACCAAATGCGAGACTTGGTCGTTCAGCGATTTGGGTTTGAGCCTAGCAACATTGAGTTCCTGACAGATGCACCCGACTCTACTGTCATGCCTACCGGTGCCAACATTAGATCGGCTCTAAAAATGATGTTTAACAGGGCTGAAGCTGGGGATGTCCTGTTTTTCCACTTTAGTGGTCATGCAACTCGAGTTCCGAGGTCATCGGTTGGAGATGGTGAATATGAAGCTATTGTTCCTAGTGACTTCAACCTTATTCTAG ATGAAGAGTTCAGGGAGTTAGTGAGCTGCCTACCAGAAGGAGCAAGCTTCACATTCCTCTCTGATTCATGTCTTGCTAACGGCTTTATTGACATTAAGAAGGATCACATTGGACC TCCCATGATATTGTTTGGTGGTCTCATGAATTTTTACCTTAGTGCCTACATATTGGCTTATGGAAAGAGCCGTTGA
- the LOC141657395 gene encoding leucine-rich repeat protein 1 has translation MMKMASSWCILKWVCVIGVLLKWVSANSEGDALFALKKSLIDPDHVLESWDPNLVNPCTYFHITCNSDNHVTRIDLGNTNLSGHLVPDLGKLEHLQYLELYKNNIQGTIPRELGKLKNLISLDLYNNNITGSIPAELGKLKSLVFLRLNNNQLTGRIPRELSKAPSLKVVDVSSNNLCGTIPTSGPFEHIPLENFENNPRLEGPELIGLATYDTNC, from the exons ATGATGAAAATGGCATCATCTTGGTGTATCCTGAAATGGGTTTGTGTAATTGGGGTTTTGCTGAAATGGGTATCTGCTAATTCTGAAGGAGATGCACTCTTTGCTCTTAAAAAGAGCTTGATTGATCCTGATCATGTGCTAGAAAGTTGGGATCCTAATCTTGTTAATCCTTGTACTTACTTCCATATCACCTGCAACTCTGATAATCATGTCACCAGAAT AGATCTGGGCAATACAAACCTGTCTGGACACCTAGTACCTGATCTTGGAAAGCTTGAACATCTACAATATCT GGAGCTGTACAAGAACAATATTCAAGGGACCATTCCACGTGAGCTTGGGAAACTGAAGAACCTTATTAGCTTGGATTTATATAACAACAATATAACAGGATCCATTCCCGCGGAGCTGGGAAAGCTCAAGTCCCTCGTTTTTCT GCGGTTGAACAACAACCAATTAACTGGTCGAATCCCAAGGGAACTGTCTAAAGCTCCCAGCTTGAAAGTTGT GGATGTTTCTAGCAACAATTTATGTGGAACAATTCCTACGTCGGGCCCTTTTGAGCACATCCCTTTGGAGAA CTTCGAGAACAATCCTCGGCTGGAAGGTCCAGAGTTGATCGGACTTGCAACATATGATACAAACTGCTAA